One window from the genome of Cucumis melo cultivar AY chromosome 12, USDA_Cmelo_AY_1.0, whole genome shotgun sequence encodes:
- the LOC103500938 gene encoding 50S ribosomal protein L19-2, chloroplastic-like isoform X1: protein MQGFRRINQLVRRQSPDAHFKLIRGYPLNGDASCSCSAPMLMENSFTIPCLFGKSYGSLSGSLWRSFSWSGNQYPEAFQKNMSSQMEFVALRKHASSTFSVIQSSRPHFFQLAEIAAPFSSRGIATTSSMGSALLGSPAVDSVIPPRIKFKRLDKTSRHIMQILDKEAVEEVKAHREIPDIKPGYIVQLKVEVPENKRRISTLKGIVIARRNAGLNSTFRIRRVVAGVGIESLFPLYSPNIKEIKVLEKKKVRRAKLYYLRDKMNALKKQ, encoded by the exons ATGCAAGGTTTTCGCAGAATTAATCAATTGGTGCGAAGGCAAAGTCCTGATGCACATTTCAAATTGATTAGAGGTTATCCTCTGAATGGGGATGCTAGCTGTAGCTGCTCGGCCCCAATGTTGATGGAAAACAGTTTTACTATTCCTTGTCTTTTTGGGAAGTCATATGGGTCTTTGAGTGGTTCCCTCTGGAGGTCTTTCTCGTGGTCGGGCAATCAATATCCGGAAGCATTC CAGAAAAATATGAGCTCTCAAATGGAATTTGTGGCTTTGAGAAAACATGCATCTTCAACTTTTTCAGTAATCCAAAGTTCTAGGCCACATTTTTTTCAGTTGGCAGAAATTGCAGCTCCTTTTTCTAGTAGGGGCATTGCTACGACAAGCTCGATGGGATCAGCTCTACTGGGATCCCCTGCAGTTGATTCTGTTATACCCCCTCGCATCAAATTTAAGAGACTTGATAAAACGTCAAGACACATAATGCAG ATTTTAGACAAGGAAGCTGTTGAGGAGGTAAAAGCACATAGAGAAATTCCAGATATAAAGCCAGGCTATATTGTGCAGCTCAAAGTG GAAGTACCTGAGAACAAGCGACGTATCTCAACATTGAAAGGTATCGTGATAGCCAGACGAAATGCCGGTCTAAACTCAACTTTTAGAATAAGGAGGGTAGTTGCTGGTGTTGGGATCGAATCCCTCTTCCCTCT ATACTCACCGAACATAAAAGAGATTAAggtgttggagaagaagaaagtgCGCAGGGCTAAGCTTTACTATCTTAGGGACAAAATGAACGCGCTTAAGAAGCAGTAG
- the LOC103500938 gene encoding 50S ribosomal protein L19-2, chloroplastic-like isoform X2, whose protein sequence is MQGFRRINQLVRRQSPDAHFKLIRGYPLNGDASCSCSAPMLMENSFTIPCLFGKSYGSLSGSLWRSFSWSGNQYPEAFKNMSSQMEFVALRKHASSTFSVIQSSRPHFFQLAEIAAPFSSRGIATTSSMGSALLGSPAVDSVIPPRIKFKRLDKTSRHIMQILDKEAVEEVKAHREIPDIKPGYIVQLKVEVPENKRRISTLKGIVIARRNAGLNSTFRIRRVVAGVGIESLFPLYSPNIKEIKVLEKKKVRRAKLYYLRDKMNALKKQ, encoded by the exons ATGCAAGGTTTTCGCAGAATTAATCAATTGGTGCGAAGGCAAAGTCCTGATGCACATTTCAAATTGATTAGAGGTTATCCTCTGAATGGGGATGCTAGCTGTAGCTGCTCGGCCCCAATGTTGATGGAAAACAGTTTTACTATTCCTTGTCTTTTTGGGAAGTCATATGGGTCTTTGAGTGGTTCCCTCTGGAGGTCTTTCTCGTGGTCGGGCAATCAATATCCGGAAGCATTC AAAAATATGAGCTCTCAAATGGAATTTGTGGCTTTGAGAAAACATGCATCTTCAACTTTTTCAGTAATCCAAAGTTCTAGGCCACATTTTTTTCAGTTGGCAGAAATTGCAGCTCCTTTTTCTAGTAGGGGCATTGCTACGACAAGCTCGATGGGATCAGCTCTACTGGGATCCCCTGCAGTTGATTCTGTTATACCCCCTCGCATCAAATTTAAGAGACTTGATAAAACGTCAAGACACATAATGCAG ATTTTAGACAAGGAAGCTGTTGAGGAGGTAAAAGCACATAGAGAAATTCCAGATATAAAGCCAGGCTATATTGTGCAGCTCAAAGTG GAAGTACCTGAGAACAAGCGACGTATCTCAACATTGAAAGGTATCGTGATAGCCAGACGAAATGCCGGTCTAAACTCAACTTTTAGAATAAGGAGGGTAGTTGCTGGTGTTGGGATCGAATCCCTCTTCCCTCT ATACTCACCGAACATAAAAGAGATTAAggtgttggagaagaagaaagtgCGCAGGGCTAAGCTTTACTATCTTAGGGACAAAATGAACGCGCTTAAGAAGCAGTAG
- the LOC103500938 gene encoding 50S ribosomal protein L19, chloroplastic-like isoform X3, giving the protein MQGFRRINQLVRRQSPDAHFKLIRGYPLNGDASCSCSAPMLMENSFTIPCLFGKSYGSLSGSLWRSFSWSGNQYPEAFLAEIAAPFSSRGIATTSSMGSALLGSPAVDSVIPPRIKFKRLDKTSRHIMQILDKEAVEEVKAHREIPDIKPGYIVQLKVEVPENKRRISTLKGIVIARRNAGLNSTFRIRRVVAGVGIESLFPLYSPNIKEIKVLEKKKVRRAKLYYLRDKMNALKKQ; this is encoded by the exons ATGCAAGGTTTTCGCAGAATTAATCAATTGGTGCGAAGGCAAAGTCCTGATGCACATTTCAAATTGATTAGAGGTTATCCTCTGAATGGGGATGCTAGCTGTAGCTGCTCGGCCCCAATGTTGATGGAAAACAGTTTTACTATTCCTTGTCTTTTTGGGAAGTCATATGGGTCTTTGAGTGGTTCCCTCTGGAGGTCTTTCTCGTGGTCGGGCAATCAATATCCGGAAGCATTC TTGGCAGAAATTGCAGCTCCTTTTTCTAGTAGGGGCATTGCTACGACAAGCTCGATGGGATCAGCTCTACTGGGATCCCCTGCAGTTGATTCTGTTATACCCCCTCGCATCAAATTTAAGAGACTTGATAAAACGTCAAGACACATAATGCAG ATTTTAGACAAGGAAGCTGTTGAGGAGGTAAAAGCACATAGAGAAATTCCAGATATAAAGCCAGGCTATATTGTGCAGCTCAAAGTG GAAGTACCTGAGAACAAGCGACGTATCTCAACATTGAAAGGTATCGTGATAGCCAGACGAAATGCCGGTCTAAACTCAACTTTTAGAATAAGGAGGGTAGTTGCTGGTGTTGGGATCGAATCCCTCTTCCCTCT ATACTCACCGAACATAAAAGAGATTAAggtgttggagaagaagaaagtgCGCAGGGCTAAGCTTTACTATCTTAGGGACAAAATGAACGCGCTTAAGAAGCAGTAG